In Amyelois transitella isolate CPQ chromosome 27, ilAmyTran1.1, whole genome shotgun sequence, a single genomic region encodes these proteins:
- the LOC106130399 gene encoding gastrula zinc finger protein XlCGF46.1 isoform X2 — protein MVCAEKCFEAFNFLQQCKTSALILDRIFTNLLDTLNTEVDRDSSIYICVKEPDLECALFRKENDTAAKPRNSFQKFHCLECDEIMDSVAALKEHNMNYHGIVTCEICYKTFVDENELQNHVDAKHIYQCPDCLCIKSNAKSLKDHQEKAHSNFICKDCGKSFQRLEKLNAHERKHANKKECPKCGKYYSTKEFYEKHVKLCLEDKLDPHPIRSKIVKTHFCELCGKGYSTLGGLRVHMRFVHENAKPHICPQCGKQFTAPSYLKIHMVTHTGEKNFKCDICNNKFVSKEALLYHTRRHTGEKPYSCHICNETFVNASSRAEHVKYKHIGPTLQCEICSRKFVTANFLRQHVSRHHDPASKLYIGRSNVPPNMPGEQNIRVVHTYIHKLTPLSPRGRQRLPLSTCHDP, from the coding sequence ATGGTCTGTGCCGAAAAATGTTTCGAAGCTTTCAATTTTCTTCAACAGTGTAAAACCTCTGCATTAATTTTAGACAGAATATTTACTAATCTTCTGGATACACTCAACACAGAGGTTGATAGGGACAGTTCAATCTATATCTGTGTCAAAGAACCAGATTTGGAATGTGCTCTATTTCGAAAAGAGAATGATACTGCTGCAAAACCTAGAAACTCATTTCAAAAGTTTCACTGCCTGGAATGTGATGAGATAATGGACAGTGTGGCTGCCCTGAAAGAACACAATATGAATTATCATGGAATTGTAACATGTGAAATATGTTACAAAACATTTGTAGATGAAAATGAATTACAAAATCATGTAGACGCTAAACACATTTACCAATGCCCCGATTGTTTATGCATCAAAAGTAATGCCAAGAGTTTAAAAGATCACCAAGAGAAAGCTCACAGCAACTTCATTTGCAAAGATTGTGGTAAATCCTTTCAGCGTCTGGAGAAGTTAAATGCACATGAGAGAAAACAtgctaataaaaaagaatgcccTAAGTGTGGGAAATATTATTCTACAAAGGAATTCTATGAAAAGCATGTAAAGTTGTGTCTAGAAGACAAATTAGATCCACATCCCATTAGAAGTAAGATTGTAAAAACACACTTTTGTGAATTATGTGGAAAGGGATATAGTACTCTAGGTGGCTTAAGAGTTCATATGAGGTTTGTTCATGAGAATGCTAAGCCACACATCTGTCCACAATGTGGGAAACAATTCACAGCACCAAGCTATTTAAAAATCCACATGGTCACTCACACTGGCGAAAAGAATTTCAAATGTGATATctgtaacaataaatttgtatCCAAAGAGGCACTTTTGTATCACACACGAAGGCATACAGGGGAAAAGCCATACTCTTGTCACATATGTAATGAGACATTTGTGAATGCTTCAAGTAGGGCTGAACATGTGAAATATAAGCACATTGGACCTACTTTACAGTGTGAGATATGTTCACGTAAATTTGTTACGGCCAACTTTTTGAGGCAACATGTTAGTAGGCATCACGACCCTGCAAGCAAGCTATATATTGGCAGGAGTAATGTTCCCCCTAACATGCCTGGAGAACAGAATATAAgagtagtacatacatacatacataaactcacgcctctttccccgaggggtaggcagagactacctctttccacttgccacgatccctga
- the LOC106130407 gene encoding gastrula zinc finger protein XlCGF26.1 gives MCSDTETLRSAFKYITGETEHICRLCFGSTADREEISMEDSVNLQRPYFDQTITFIDMLDDLGVTIEPYLPQVLCSSCASALKNSYLFKKLCQHSDTEWIKLMARFVKCLDLADTAGPNVVTAYLVVNNTENLMFTSGKDQGQKNKKTALGKLKNIIKSRESYVKVMKKQKNIIRCEICNEKFTSNCRREKHYKNTHGKTSYPCRHCTKVFSTALLCEGHTERVHLTRKIQCSKCSKMFSTERLLRYHDKFHHTATVCKLCFVQLPSKRDLRIHMDKHELNKCPKCEKCFLYRQTFKTHLTICGVTEKRPKFFCDICNKGYFRKNGLKTHLKISHGFGQVLSCSWCGKKYDAISRLKNHIVKHTKERNFHCEQCGGKFVTQAALVYHSRLHTGERPFPCDLCSESFLSASRRMEHKRRKHFGPTKECPVCKMKFVTRNILKKHLERHFNPHSKLYVSGADPKLIQSEGFDSLDKNTPLNVSYNNQLLFVTNDLNNKKFILPE, from the exons atGTGTTCTGATACTGAAACACTACGATCtgcgtttaaatatattacaggAGAAACAGAACACATTTGTAGGTTATGTTTTGGATCCACTGCTGATAGAGAGGAAATTTCTATGGAAGACAGTGTTAATCTCCAACGGCCGTATTTTGACCAAACTATAACTTTCATCGATATGCTAGATGATCTTGGG GTCACCATAGAGCCATACCTACCACAAGTGCTATGTTCAAGCTGTGCTTCAGCACTTAAAaactcttatttatttaagaaacttTGCCAACATTCAGATACAGAATGGATCAAACTAATGGCAAGATTTGTAAAATGTTTAGATCTTGCTGATACTGCAGGGCCTAATGTGGTAACAGCTTATCTTGTAGTGAACAATACTGAAAACCTTATGTTCACTAGTGGAAAAGACCAAGggcaaaaaaacaaaaagactgcactaggaaaattaaaaaacatcatCAAAAGTAGAGAAAGTTATGTGAAAGTAATGAAGAAACAAAAGAACATTATAAGATGTGAAATCTGTAATGAAAAATTCACTTCAAATTGTCGCCGCgaaaaacattacaaaaacaCACATGGTAAAACTAGCTATCCTTGCCGACATTGCACCAAAGTTTTTTCGACTGCACTTCTATGTGAAGGACATACTGAAAGAGTTCATCTTACCAGGAAAATACAGTGTTCTAAGTGTTCAAAAATGTTCAGCACCGAAAGACTTCTCCGCTATCATGACAAATTTCATCACACAGCTACTGTATGCAAATTATGCTTCGTACAGTTACCATCAAAAAGAGATTTGAGGATCCACATGGACAAGCATGAGTTGAACAAATGTCCCAAATGTGAAAAGTGTTTTCTTTATAGACAGACATTCAAAACACACCTAACAATTTGTGGAGTGACAGAGAAACGCCCTAAATTCTTTTGTGATATATGTAACAAAGGTTATTTTCGAAAGAACGGACTGAAAACTCATCTAAAGATTAGTCATGGGTTTGGGCAGGTTTTATCGTGCAGCTGGTGCGGCAAGAAGTATGATGCCATTAGTAGACTCAAGAATCACATTGTGAAGCATACCAAGGAGAGAAACTTCCATTGTGAACAGTGTGGAGGGAAATTCGTCACACAAGCAGCATTGGTGTATCATTCCAGACTACATACTGGTGAAAGACCCTTTCCATGTGATTTGTGCAGTGAAAGCTTTCTTTCTGCATCAAGACGGATGGAGCACAAGCGCAGAAAACATTTTGGGCCAACAAAAGAGTGTCCTGTATGTAAAATGAAGTTCGTAACCAGGAATATACTAAAAAAACATCTTGAGAGGCACTTTAACCCTCATAGCAAATTATATGTGTCTGGTGCAGATCCAAAACTGATTCAAAGTGAAGGATTCGACTCTTTAGATAAAAATACGCCATTGAATGTTAGTTATAATAACCAGTTACTCTTTGTCACAAATGACctcaataacaaaaaattcatACTTCCAGAATAA